Proteins from a genomic interval of Pseudomonas asplenii:
- the cobW gene encoding cobalamin biosynthesis protein CobW, with protein MKTLAKLPVTIVTGFLGSGKTTLLRHMLDNAQGRRIAVIVNEFGELGIDGEILKQCSIGCTEEEAVGRVFELANGCLCCTVQEEFFPVMRELVARRGDLDHILIETSGLALPKPLVQAFQWPEIRSACTVDAVITVVDSPAVAAGTFAAFPDQVDAQRKLDPNLDHESPLHELFADQLSSADLVILNKADLIAAEDLARVRLEVAEELPPAVKIVEASSGRLPLDVLLGLGAGSEEHIDGRHSHHDHHHDGDDHDDHDHDAFDSISIDLPQADESLLLDALTQLVIKHGILRIKGFAAIPNKPMRLLIQGVGSRFDKHFDRAWGADEPRVTRLVLIGQELDATLLESTLRAALTA; from the coding sequence ATGAAAACACTGGCCAAGCTTCCCGTCACCATCGTCACCGGCTTCCTCGGTTCGGGCAAGACCACCTTGCTGCGCCATATGCTGGACAATGCCCAGGGCCGTCGCATCGCCGTGATCGTCAACGAGTTCGGCGAACTCGGCATCGACGGCGAAATCCTCAAGCAATGCTCCATCGGTTGTACCGAAGAAGAGGCGGTTGGCCGTGTGTTCGAGCTGGCCAACGGTTGCCTGTGCTGCACCGTGCAGGAAGAGTTCTTCCCGGTGATGCGCGAGTTGGTGGCTCGGCGTGGCGATCTTGACCATATCCTCATCGAAACCTCCGGCCTGGCGCTGCCCAAGCCGCTGGTCCAGGCTTTCCAGTGGCCGGAAATCCGCAGCGCCTGCACGGTCGATGCGGTGATTACCGTGGTCGACAGTCCGGCCGTGGCCGCCGGCACCTTCGCCGCGTTCCCCGACCAGGTGGACGCCCAGCGCAAACTCGATCCGAACCTGGATCACGAGTCGCCGCTGCACGAACTGTTCGCCGACCAGTTGTCGAGCGCCGACCTGGTGATCCTCAACAAGGCTGACCTGATCGCCGCCGAAGACCTGGCCAGGGTGCGCCTGGAAGTCGCCGAGGAACTGCCGCCAGCAGTGAAAATCGTCGAGGCCAGCAGCGGTCGCCTGCCGCTGGACGTGCTGCTCGGTCTGGGAGCCGGCTCCGAAGAGCACATCGACGGTCGCCACAGTCACCATGATCATCACCACGACGGCGACGATCATGACGACCACGATCACGATGCCTTCGACTCGATCTCCATCGACCTGCCACAAGCTGACGAAAGTCTGCTGCTCGATGCCCTGACGCAACTGGTGATCAAGCATGGCATTCTGCGGATCAAGGGTTTCGCGGCGATTCCGAACAAGCCGATGCGCCTGCTGATCCAGGGCGTAGGCAGCCGTTTCGACAAGCACTTCGACCGCGCCTGGGGCGCTGACGAGCCGCGCGTCACCCGCCTGGTGCTGATCGGCCAGGAACTCGACGCCACGCTGCTCGAATCGACCCTGCGCGCCGCGCTGACGGCTTGA
- the cobN gene encoding cobaltochelatase subunit CobN, with the protein MHLLRTQPGGFVSDDNIADLGQTPAELVILCSGDSSLALLAEAAQQLPADYPSLRLANPMQVQNHASVDLYVDQVLQHAKVILLSLHGGIGYWRYGIERLVQLAERGVTLILVPGDDRPDPELSALGNVAAAEAERLWHFLRQGGLGNALQLFRCLASGWLGRDYPWQEPRALPRTAIYYPQRVDAQLADWRAEWQTGQPVAALLFYRSHLQAANTAFVDVFCQRLQAAGLNPLPIAVASLKEPGCLAVVEDWLDEVSAAVILNTTGFAQSTPEAPHLRPFRRDIPVIQAICAQDNEPGWQASEQGLGPRDLAMHIALPELDGRIISRPISFKDLAWRSERSQSDVVCYRAQPERMDFVAALARRWVDLARLDNGDKRIALVLANYPTRDGRIGNGVGLDTPAAALNILRALQKQGYPVGTELPASGTALIQELLGGVSNDLDSLDLRPCKQSLALAEYQAEFERLPEANRQAVLARWGAVENDPMFRDGRMMVAGLRLGLTFVGIQPARGYQVDPSAVYHDPDLVPPHGYLAFYFWLRQQYGAHGVIHVGKHGNLEWLPGKGVGLSENCWPDALLGPLPNIYPFIVNDPGEGAQAKRRTQAVIIDHLMPPLTRAETYGPLRDLELLADEYYEAQLLDPRRARELQRDILKLVRDTQIDRELQLDVGLDSDADAAIWLPRLDTYLCDLKESQIRDGLHVFGESPQGRLRIDTLLALLRIPRGDGRGAQSSLLRALAKAFELGFDPLDCALAEPWAGPRPEALVSISEASWRTAGDSRERLELYAATLIEQALAGLAELPQNEAWAEVRSIIAGLLEQVAPRLDACGPAEMHGLLAALDGRFVPAGPSGAPSRGRLDVLPTGRNFFSVDVRNLPTTTAWRIGFQSASLILERHLQDHGDHLRQLGLSVWGTATMRTGGDDIAQAMALMGVRPVWATGSQRVDDFEILPLSLLDRPRVDVTLRVSGFFRDAFANLIRLFDAAVQAVAALDEPEDMNPLAARVRQEREQLQNDGLDAEQAARQAGWRIFGAKPGAYGAGVQNAIDGRLWQSREDLAEVYLNWGGYAYGGSDEGTAARELFARRLSQVQAVLQNQDNREHDLLDSNDYYQFQGGMLAAVESLSGETAASYHGDHSQPDLPKIRTLKEELNRVIRSRAANPKWIDGVKRHGYKGAFELAATVDNLFAFDATSHLIDDHQYALLADAYLLDAQTREFVREHNPHALRDMTERLLEAQQRGLWSEPGKYREALENLLLDIEEDS; encoded by the coding sequence ATGCACCTGCTCAGGACCCAGCCCGGCGGTTTCGTGTCGGACGACAACATTGCCGACCTTGGCCAAACCCCTGCCGAGCTGGTGATCCTGTGCAGCGGCGATTCCAGCCTGGCCTTGCTCGCCGAAGCCGCGCAACAACTGCCGGCCGATTATCCCAGCTTGCGTCTGGCAAACCCGATGCAGGTCCAGAATCATGCCTCGGTCGACCTCTATGTCGACCAGGTGCTGCAACACGCCAAGGTGATCCTGCTGTCATTGCATGGCGGTATCGGCTATTGGCGCTACGGTATCGAACGCCTGGTGCAACTGGCCGAGCGTGGCGTGACGCTGATCCTGGTCCCGGGCGATGATCGGCCCGACCCGGAACTGAGCGCCCTGGGCAATGTGGCGGCAGCCGAGGCCGAGCGGCTCTGGCACTTCCTGCGTCAGGGCGGCCTGGGCAACGCGCTGCAGTTGTTTCGCTGCCTGGCCAGCGGCTGGCTGGGGCGCGATTACCCCTGGCAGGAGCCCCGGGCGTTGCCTCGTACGGCGATCTATTACCCGCAGCGGGTCGATGCGCAACTGGCTGACTGGCGCGCCGAGTGGCAAACCGGGCAGCCGGTGGCGGCGCTGCTGTTCTATCGTTCGCACCTGCAGGCGGCCAATACCGCCTTTGTCGATGTGTTCTGCCAGCGGCTCCAGGCGGCCGGCCTGAATCCGTTGCCAATCGCCGTGGCCAGTCTCAAGGAGCCCGGCTGTCTGGCGGTGGTCGAGGACTGGCTGGACGAGGTTTCGGCAGCGGTGATCCTCAATACCACCGGTTTTGCCCAGTCGACTCCCGAGGCGCCGCACCTGCGACCGTTCCGGCGCGACATCCCGGTAATCCAGGCGATCTGTGCCCAGGACAACGAGCCCGGCTGGCAAGCCAGCGAGCAGGGCCTGGGGCCGCGGGACCTGGCGATGCACATCGCCTTGCCGGAACTGGACGGGCGGATCATCAGCCGACCGATCAGCTTCAAGGACCTGGCCTGGCGCAGCGAGCGCAGCCAGAGTGACGTGGTCTGCTACCGTGCCCAGCCCGAGCGCATGGACTTCGTCGCCGCCCTGGCCCGGCGCTGGGTCGATCTGGCCCGGTTGGACAATGGCGACAAACGTATTGCCCTGGTCCTGGCCAACTACCCGACCCGTGATGGGCGCATCGGTAACGGTGTCGGCCTGGACACCCCGGCGGCGGCGCTGAACATCCTGCGGGCACTGCAGAAACAGGGCTATCCGGTGGGGACCGAGCTGCCGGCGAGCGGCACCGCTCTGATCCAGGAACTGCTCGGCGGGGTCAGCAACGATCTCGACAGCCTTGACCTGCGCCCCTGCAAACAAAGCCTGGCATTGGCGGAATACCAGGCAGAGTTCGAACGACTGCCCGAGGCCAATCGCCAGGCGGTCCTGGCCCGTTGGGGCGCTGTAGAAAACGATCCGATGTTTCGCGACGGGCGGATGATGGTCGCCGGGTTGCGTCTGGGCCTGACGTTCGTCGGCATCCAGCCGGCCCGGGGTTATCAGGTCGACCCGAGTGCGGTCTACCACGACCCGGACCTGGTACCACCCCATGGCTACCTGGCGTTCTATTTCTGGCTGCGCCAGCAGTATGGCGCCCATGGCGTGATCCACGTCGGCAAGCATGGCAACCTCGAATGGTTGCCGGGCAAGGGCGTCGGTCTTTCGGAAAACTGCTGGCCGGATGCACTGCTGGGGCCGCTGCCGAATATCTATCCGTTCATCGTCAACGACCCGGGCGAGGGTGCCCAGGCCAAACGTCGGACCCAGGCGGTGATCATCGACCACCTGATGCCGCCGCTGACCCGCGCCGAAACCTACGGTCCGCTGCGCGACCTGGAACTGCTGGCCGACGAATACTACGAGGCGCAACTGCTCGACCCGCGCCGCGCCCGCGAATTGCAGAGAGACATTCTCAAACTGGTGCGCGACACGCAGATCGACCGTGAGCTGCAACTGGATGTGGGGCTCGACAGCGACGCCGACGCAGCCATCTGGCTACCGCGCCTGGACACCTATCTCTGCGACCTCAAGGAGTCGCAGATCCGTGACGGTCTGCACGTGTTTGGCGAGTCGCCGCAGGGCCGTTTGCGCATTGATACCTTGCTGGCCCTGCTGCGCATTCCCCGTGGTGATGGACGCGGCGCCCAATCGAGCCTGTTGCGGGCGCTGGCCAAGGCTTTCGAACTGGGCTTCGACCCGCTCGATTGTGCCCTGGCCGAGCCTTGGGCTGGACCCCGTCCTGAGGCCTTGGTCTCCATCAGCGAGGCCAGTTGGCGCACCGCTGGCGATAGTCGCGAGCGCCTGGAACTGTATGCTGCGACGCTGATCGAACAGGCCCTGGCCGGGCTTGCCGAGTTGCCGCAGAACGAGGCGTGGGCCGAGGTGCGCAGCATTATCGCGGGTCTGCTCGAACAGGTGGCGCCACGGCTCGATGCCTGTGGCCCGGCGGAAATGCACGGTCTGCTCGCGGCTCTGGACGGGCGCTTCGTCCCGGCCGGCCCGAGCGGCGCGCCGAGCCGTGGGCGGCTGGACGTATTGCCCACCGGGCGCAACTTCTTTTCCGTGGACGTGCGCAACCTGCCGACCACCACGGCCTGGCGCATCGGCTTCCAGTCGGCCAGCCTGATTCTCGAGCGGCACTTGCAGGATCACGGCGATCATTTGCGCCAGCTCGGCCTGTCGGTCTGGGGCACGGCGACCATGCGCACCGGCGGCGATGACATTGCCCAGGCCATGGCCTTGATGGGCGTGCGCCCGGTCTGGGCCACCGGCAGCCAACGGGTCGATGACTTCGAGATTCTGCCACTGAGCCTGCTGGATCGCCCTCGGGTGGATGTGACTTTGCGGGTATCCGGCTTCTTCCGTGATGCTTTCGCCAACCTGATTCGGCTGTTCGACGCGGCGGTGCAGGCGGTGGCGGCGCTGGACGAGCCCGAGGACATGAACCCCTTGGCCGCCCGCGTGCGTCAGGAACGTGAGCAATTGCAGAACGACGGGCTGGATGCCGAGCAGGCCGCGCGCCAGGCCGGCTGGCGGATCTTCGGGGCCAAGCCGGGCGCCTATGGCGCTGGCGTACAGAACGCCATCGACGGGCGTCTGTGGCAGAGCCGTGAGGATCTGGCCGAGGTCTACCTGAACTGGGGCGGCTATGCCTACGGCGGCTCCGACGAGGGCACGGCGGCCCGGGAGTTGTTCGCCCGGCGTCTGAGCCAGGTTCAGGCTGTGTTGCAGAACCAGGACAACCGCGAGCACGATCTGCTCGATTCCAACGATTACTACCAGTTCCAGGGCGGCATGCTGGCCGCCGTGGAAAGCCTCAGTGGCGAAACCGCCGCCAGTTATCATGGCGACCATAGCCAGCCCGACCTGCCGAAGATCCGTACGCTCAAGGAAGAGTTGAACCGGGTGATCCGCTCCCGGGCAGCCAACCCGAAGTGGATCGACGGGGTCAAGCGCCATGGCTACAAGGGCGCCTTCGAGCTGGCGGCGACGGTCGACAACCTGTTCGCGTTCGATGCCACCAGCCACCTGATCGACGATCACCAGTACGCGTTGCTGGCCGATGCCTATCTGCTGGATGCCCAGACCCGCGAATTCGTCCGAGAGCACAATCCCCATGCGCTGCGTGACATGACCGAGCGTCTGCTGGAAGCCCAGCAGCGTGGGCTGTGGAGCGAGCCGGGGAAGTACCGCGAGGCGCTGGAAAACCTGCTGCTGGATATTGAAGAAGATTCCTGA
- a CDS encoding ATP-binding protein codes for MSDTPHFPLSAVVAADALKLALCLTAIDPKIGGVLIEGPRGMAKSTLARGLADLLASGQFVTLPLGATEERLVGTLDLDAALGEGRAQFSPGVLAKADGGVLYVDEVNLLADHLVDLLLDVAASGTNLVERDGISHRHPARFVLIGTMNPEEGELRPQLLDRFGLNVALSGQPEPVERRQIIRRRLDFDSDPQAFCVQWETQQQALRERCERARALLPVIDLDERAMTAISERCFAAGVDGLRADLVWLRAARAHAAWRGARQIADEDIEAVAEFALRHRRREPSPATSASSPASTPETQPDPAQGTEQPQGQWGELPAKAMVVGARRDIPNWPKKP; via the coding sequence ATGAGTGACACCCCGCATTTCCCGCTGTCGGCAGTGGTCGCTGCCGATGCGCTGAAACTGGCGCTGTGCCTGACCGCCATCGACCCGAAGATCGGCGGCGTGCTGATCGAAGGTCCGCGCGGCATGGCCAAGTCGACCCTGGCCCGTGGCCTGGCCGACCTGTTGGCCAGCGGACAGTTCGTCACCTTGCCGCTGGGCGCCACCGAGGAACGCCTGGTAGGCACCCTGGATCTGGATGCCGCGCTGGGCGAGGGGCGGGCTCAGTTTTCTCCCGGCGTGCTGGCCAAGGCCGACGGCGGTGTGTTGTACGTCGATGAAGTGAACCTGCTGGCCGATCACCTGGTGGACCTGCTGCTCGATGTGGCGGCCAGTGGCACCAACCTGGTGGAGCGCGACGGCATTTCCCATCGCCATCCGGCGCGCTTCGTGCTGATTGGCACGATGAACCCCGAGGAAGGCGAGTTGCGGCCGCAATTGCTCGACCGTTTCGGCCTGAATGTCGCCTTGAGTGGCCAGCCCGAACCGGTCGAGCGCAGGCAGATCATTCGTCGTCGGCTGGATTTCGACAGCGACCCGCAAGCTTTCTGTGTCCAGTGGGAGACGCAACAACAGGCGTTGCGCGAGCGTTGCGAGCGGGCGCGGGCGCTGTTGCCGGTCATTGACCTGGATGAGCGGGCGATGACGGCGATCAGTGAACGCTGTTTTGCCGCCGGGGTCGATGGCCTGCGGGCTGACCTGGTCTGGCTGCGCGCGGCGCGGGCCCATGCCGCCTGGCGTGGCGCGCGGCAGATCGCCGATGAGGACATCGAGGCGGTTGCCGAGTTTGCCTTGCGTCACCGGCGTCGTGAGCCTTCGCCAGCGACCTCGGCGAGCAGTCCTGCCAGCACGCCTGAAACTCAGCCCGATCCGGCCCAGGGTACGGAGCAGCCTCAAGGGCAATGGGGTGAGTTGCCAGCCAAGGCCATGGTGGTAGGTGCTCGGCGGGACATTCCGAACTGGCCAAAAAAGCCCTAG
- a CDS encoding vWA domain-containing protein, protein MSGAINWVETLLGGRPQTRRDLRFHLRSSSPHELWLVIVDASASTRRHRALSDAKGLLAQLFDDAYRQRARLALLTASGSRPQWQVQGLKASSAMAEWLDGLGAGGGTPLLAALQEAGRWLAVRQKRFAQEQQRVLVLTDGRLKAWTGLAPFNCPVLLVDLEKGPIRLGRAQQLAHELGADYRHIERL, encoded by the coding sequence ATGAGCGGGGCAATCAATTGGGTTGAGACCTTGCTCGGGGGGCGCCCCCAGACCCGCCGCGACCTGCGTTTTCATCTGCGCAGCAGTTCGCCCCATGAGTTGTGGCTGGTGATCGTCGATGCTTCGGCTTCTACTCGTCGGCATCGGGCCTTGAGCGATGCCAAGGGACTTTTGGCGCAGTTGTTCGATGACGCCTATCGCCAGCGTGCGCGACTGGCGTTATTGACAGCCAGTGGCAGTCGGCCGCAGTGGCAGGTGCAGGGGCTGAAGGCCTCCAGCGCCATGGCGGAGTGGTTGGACGGCCTGGGGGCGGGCGGAGGAACGCCATTGCTCGCGGCCTTGCAGGAGGCCGGTCGTTGGCTGGCGGTACGGCAGAAACGTTTTGCCCAGGAGCAGCAGCGAGTACTGGTGTTGACCGATGGGCGTTTGAAAGCCTGGACCGGATTGGCGCCTTTCAATTGTCCGGTGCTATTGGTCGATTTGGAAAAGGGGCCTATTCGGCTGGGGCGGGCGCAACAACTGGCCCATGAACTGGGGGCCGATTATCGGCATATCGAGAGGCTTTGA
- a CDS encoding AAA family ATPase: MKVVVLAGPESSGKSWLSEALQAQFGGLLVGEYVRHFIDHQQRDTCLADIPAIARGQLAWEDEARAQQPSLLILDTHLLSNILWSQTLFGDCPTWLEPALLARHYDLHLLLDPEGIDWTDDGQRCQPGLEERRAFFEASRQWLTRHQQVVKVIGGDWQQRHQQAMQAVEQLLAQ; encoded by the coding sequence ATGAAGGTCGTGGTACTGGCGGGGCCCGAGTCCAGCGGCAAGAGCTGGTTGTCCGAGGCCCTGCAGGCACAGTTTGGCGGTCTGCTGGTGGGGGAATACGTGCGCCACTTCATCGACCACCAGCAGCGTGACACCTGCCTGGCCGACATTCCCGCGATCGCACGTGGGCAGTTGGCCTGGGAAGACGAAGCCCGCGCGCAACAACCGTCATTGCTGATTCTCGATACCCACCTGCTGAGCAATATCCTCTGGAGCCAGACCCTGTTCGGCGACTGCCCGACCTGGCTGGAACCCGCCCTGCTCGCCCGGCATTACGACCTGCACCTGCTGCTCGACCCCGAGGGCATCGACTGGACCGATGATGGTCAACGCTGCCAACCTGGCCTTGAGGAACGTCGCGCCTTCTTCGAAGCCAGCCGGCAATGGCTGACACGCCACCAGCAGGTGGTCAAGGTCATCGGCGGCGACTGGCAGCAACGACACCAGCAGGCCATGCAGGCGGTAGAGCAACTGTTGGCGCAGTGA
- the pnuC gene encoding nicotinamide riboside transporter PnuC yields the protein MSGLELFAAALGVIAVWLTVKQNPWCWPIGLVMVLLYTWIFFDVKLYSDMLLQVIYAVLQLYGWWQWTRGGNVRNGLEVSSLGPQALLTGLAMGVLGSLLLGAAMATWTDAAQPWLDAALTAFSLVAQWWMAQKRIQCWPLWIAVDVIFVGLFIYKDLYLTAALYGLFTLLAVQGWREWRTHPVPQA from the coding sequence ATGTCCGGGCTTGAACTGTTTGCCGCCGCCCTCGGCGTGATCGCCGTCTGGTTGACGGTCAAACAGAATCCCTGGTGCTGGCCCATCGGCCTGGTCATGGTGCTGCTGTACACCTGGATCTTCTTCGATGTGAAACTCTACTCGGACATGCTGCTGCAGGTGATCTACGCCGTGCTGCAACTCTATGGCTGGTGGCAATGGACCCGCGGCGGCAACGTACGCAACGGGCTTGAGGTGTCCAGCCTCGGCCCGCAAGCGTTGTTGACCGGGCTCGCAATGGGCGTACTGGGCAGCCTGTTGCTCGGCGCGGCCATGGCCACCTGGACCGATGCCGCGCAACCCTGGCTCGATGCCGCGCTGACGGCCTTCAGCCTGGTCGCGCAGTGGTGGATGGCACAGAAACGTATCCAGTGCTGGCCCTTGTGGATCGCAGTCGATGTGATCTTCGTCGGCCTGTTCATCTACAAGGACCTCTACCTGACCGCCGCCCTCTACGGCCTGTTCACCCTACTGGCCGTGCAGGGCTGGCGCGAATGGCGTACCCATCCGGTGCCGCAGGCATGA
- a CDS encoding methyl-accepting chemotaxis protein, with the protein MKSLRSVSISRRLWLILVLAVALLLTLGLLMLKQIHDDLYQAKAQKTQHVVQTASGILDYYHGLETAGTLGREAAQKQALSAIRGLRYDKNDYFWINDLRPVMVMHPANPKLEGQDLSGVKDPDGYALFNEMVTLAKAKGGGMINYRWPKPGASAPVQKTSYVQLFEPWGWIIGSGVYIDDLQAEFYDQVRDASLIGTAIALLLAVLVWLIGRSIVSPLQEAVQAMANIASGESDLTRTLDTHGQDEVTQLARHFNAFTNKLRGVVSQLQASASELGQSSGDLGSNALQAQARSQQQSQQMEMVATAINQVTYGVQDVAKNAEQAASEVRDAENQARQGQLNIDNSLQQIDQLSATIAQAVEVMRTLSAESTQIGGVLEVIRSIAEQTNLLALNAAIEAARAGEQGRGFAVVADEVRLLAQRTQKSTAEIQAMIERLQNHSEAAVKVIGESSRASQQTIEQAGLAGESLTAIGQALRNLNGLNASIASATLQQSHVAEEINQNVTEAANLSHSNAVAAEKSSADSDRLRGLSEQLNELLRQFRI; encoded by the coding sequence ATGAAAAGCTTGCGCAGCGTGTCAATCAGCCGGCGTTTGTGGCTCATCCTGGTTCTGGCGGTGGCGCTTCTGCTGACCCTGGGCCTGTTGATGCTCAAGCAGATCCACGACGACCTCTATCAGGCCAAGGCGCAGAAGACCCAGCACGTGGTCCAGACCGCCAGCGGTATCCTCGATTACTACCATGGCCTGGAAACCGCCGGCACCCTCGGTCGCGAGGCCGCGCAGAAGCAGGCACTGAGCGCGATACGCGGCCTGCGCTACGACAAGAACGATTATTTCTGGATCAATGACCTTCGGCCCGTGATGGTCATGCATCCGGCCAATCCCAAGCTCGAAGGCCAGGACCTGTCCGGGGTCAAGGACCCGGACGGTTACGCACTGTTCAACGAAATGGTGACCCTCGCCAAGGCCAAGGGCGGCGGCATGATCAACTATCGCTGGCCGAAACCCGGGGCCAGCGCTCCGGTACAGAAGACCTCCTATGTGCAACTGTTCGAACCATGGGGCTGGATCATCGGTTCCGGCGTCTATATCGATGACCTGCAGGCCGAGTTCTACGACCAGGTTCGCGACGCCTCGCTGATCGGCACGGCCATCGCCCTGCTGCTGGCCGTGCTGGTGTGGCTGATCGGTCGCAGTATCGTCAGCCCGTTGCAGGAAGCGGTACAGGCCATGGCCAACATCGCCAGCGGCGAAAGCGACCTGACCCGCACCCTCGACACCCACGGCCAGGACGAAGTGACGCAACTGGCCCGCCACTTCAACGCGTTCACCAACAAGCTGCGCGGCGTGGTCAGCCAGTTGCAGGCCTCGGCCAGCGAACTCGGCCAATCCTCCGGCGACCTGGGCAGCAACGCCCTGCAGGCCCAGGCACGCAGCCAGCAGCAGTCACAGCAGATGGAAATGGTCGCGACGGCCATCAACCAGGTCACCTATGGCGTGCAGGATGTCGCCAAGAACGCCGAGCAGGCCGCCAGCGAGGTACGCGATGCCGAAAACCAGGCCCGCCAAGGCCAGTTGAACATCGACAACAGCCTGCAGCAGATCGACCAATTGTCCGCCACCATCGCCCAGGCGGTCGAAGTGATGCGCACCCTGTCCGCCGAAAGCACGCAGATCGGCGGCGTGCTCGAAGTGATCCGCTCGATTGCCGAACAGACCAACCTGCTAGCCCTGAACGCCGCCATCGAGGCTGCACGGGCCGGGGAACAGGGGCGCGGTTTCGCGGTGGTGGCCGATGAGGTGCGTCTGCTGGCCCAGCGGACACAGAAGTCCACGGCGGAGATCCAAGCGATGATCGAACGCCTGCAAAACCACTCCGAGGCGGCGGTGAAAGTCATCGGCGAGAGCAGCCGCGCCTCGCAGCAGACCATCGAGCAGGCCGGGCTGGCCGGTGAAAGCCTGACAGCCATCGGCCAGGCACTGCGCAACCTCAATGGCCTGAACGCGTCTATCGCCAGCGCCACCCTGCAACAGTCCCACGTGGCCGAAGAGATCAACCAGAACGTCACCGAGGCAGCGAACCTGTCCCACAGCAACGCCGTCGCGGCCGAAAAGTCGAGCGCCGACAGCGACCGGCTCAGGGGGCTGAGCGAACAACTCAACGAGCTGCTGCGCCAGTTCCGGATCTGA
- a CDS encoding undecaprenyl-diphosphate phosphatase, whose translation MDLWTAAQALILGIVEGLTEFLPISSTGHQIIVADLLGFGGERAIAFNIIIQLAAILAVVWEFRQKIFSVVRDLPKQRSAQRFTVNLLVAFMPAVVLGVLFKEVIATYLFNPITVASALVVGGVIILWAERREHTVHAETVDEIRWQDALKVGFAQCLAMIPGTSRSGATIIGGLLFGLSRKTATEFSFFLAMPTMVAAAVYSGYGFRHQFQMTDLPVFALGFVTSFVFAMIAVRGLLKFIASHSYAAFAWYRIVFGLVILATWQFGWVDWSTKG comes from the coding sequence ATGGATCTTTGGACCGCCGCCCAGGCGTTGATACTGGGTATTGTCGAGGGTTTGACGGAGTTCCTGCCGATTTCCAGTACCGGCCACCAGATCATTGTCGCGGATCTGCTCGGTTTTGGTGGTGAGCGGGCAATCGCCTTCAACATCATCATCCAACTGGCCGCGATCCTCGCGGTGGTCTGGGAGTTTCGCCAGAAGATCTTCAGCGTGGTCCGGGACTTGCCCAAGCAGCGCAGTGCCCAGCGTTTTACCGTCAACCTGTTGGTGGCGTTCATGCCGGCGGTGGTCCTCGGGGTGTTGTTCAAGGAGGTGATCGCCACCTACCTGTTCAACCCGATCACTGTCGCTTCGGCGCTGGTGGTGGGCGGGGTGATCATTCTCTGGGCCGAGCGTCGCGAGCATACGGTGCATGCTGAAACGGTCGATGAGATTCGCTGGCAGGACGCCTTGAAAGTCGGTTTTGCCCAGTGTCTGGCAATGATTCCGGGGACTTCCCGTTCGGGCGCGACGATCATCGGCGGCCTGCTGTTCGGCCTGTCGCGCAAGACCGCCACCGAGTTCTCGTTCTTCCTGGCCATGCCGACCATGGTCGCTGCCGCAGTCTATTCCGGCTACGGTTTCCGCCATCAGTTTCAGATGACCGATCTGCCGGTGTTTGCGCTGGGCTTCGTGACGTCTTTCGTGTTCGCGATGATCGCGGTACGGGGCCTGCTGAAGTTCATTGCCAGTCACAGCTACGCGGCGTTTGCCTGGTACCGTATCGTCTTCGGCCTGGTGATCCTGGCGACCTGGCAGTTCGGCTGGGTCGATTGGTCGACCAAGGGATGA
- a CDS encoding DUF1294 domain-containing protein yields the protein MSKPGNRDNARPVPAGRVRYLRLKIAAGLLLCVLPGFGMVRLWLASGTSWPLWGYGGASLLAFVLYWNDKRKARNDAWRIPEKILHGAELLGGWPGALLAQQIFRHKTRKLSFQLVFWLIVLLHQVFWIDWLFLGAHLSFF from the coding sequence ATGAGCAAGCCGGGCAATCGCGATAACGCTCGACCGGTTCCTGCCGGGCGGGTACGTTACCTCAGGCTCAAGATCGCGGCCGGGCTGTTGTTGTGCGTCTTGCCTGGTTTCGGCATGGTGCGCCTGTGGCTGGCTAGCGGGACGAGCTGGCCGTTATGGGGCTACGGCGGCGCCAGCCTGCTGGCGTTCGTTCTCTACTGGAACGACAAGCGCAAGGCTCGCAACGACGCCTGGCGCATACCCGAGAAAATCCTGCACGGCGCCGAACTGTTGGGCGGTTGGCCAGGTGCGTTGCTCGCCCAGCAGATATTCCGCCATAAGACCCGCAAGCTGTCGTTCCAACTGGTGTTCTGGCTGATTGTCCTGCTGCACCAGGTGTTCTGGATCGATTGGCTGTTTCTCGGGGCTCACCTGTCCTTTTTTTGA
- a CDS encoding MmcQ/YjbR family DNA-binding protein: MDAEAVARLCLELPGAREDYKWGGVRVFSVAGTKMFALLNLSGDTLSFKVDKELFLGHVDRPGIRPAPYLARAFWITMTAPYPLGAEELRELLRRSHQLVVAKLPKRSQVGLLL; encoded by the coding sequence ATGGACGCGGAGGCAGTGGCACGCTTGTGCCTCGAACTCCCCGGTGCCAGGGAAGACTACAAATGGGGCGGTGTACGGGTATTCTCGGTCGCCGGGACCAAGATGTTCGCGCTGCTCAACCTGAGCGGCGACACCTTGTCGTTCAAGGTCGACAAGGAACTGTTCCTCGGCCATGTCGACCGACCTGGAATCCGCCCTGCGCCCTACCTGGCGCGGGCGTTCTGGATCACCATGACGGCGCCCTACCCGCTGGGCGCCGAGGAACTGCGTGAGTTGTTGCGTCGCTCACATCAACTGGTGGTCGCCAAGCTGCCCAAGCGCAGCCAGGTGGGCCTGCTGCTATAG